The DNA region TAAAGGGGTTTTAATCATAGGATTTTGCTTTTAATAGCACAAATAATAACTCTACTAATGGCTTAATAGAAAGGTGGGCTGGGTATCAAACCAGAGATGGGCTGGGAATAATGCTTTGGGATAACCTACTCGCAATAAACACAATCCTTTCGCCGGAGCGGAATATTTAACAAGGTCTCGTCTCTCAGTACTCCAAATCATCTTAAAGTCTTCGAGTGATCGCTTGCCTTGTCCAACATCTACCAACAGTCCAACTAAAAGACGAACCATCCCATACAGAAAGCCATTAGCTTGAATTTCAATATGAATAAAGGAGCCTCTACGAGAACATTCTGCCGCCTGCACTTCGACCCATGAATGGGTACGTTGAGAACCAGAACGGTGGAATGCAGCAAGATGATGCCGACCCATCAATGGAGTCATTGCCTCCTGTATCAAGGTTTCATCGAGAGGAGCCTGGTAATAATGCCAAGCCAATGGTTGGACAAAAAGGTTTGGGGCAGGGTGAGTATAAAGTGTGTAACGGTAGCGCCGCCAAAGGGCTGAGAACTGGGAGTGCCAATCGGTTTCAACTTCAGTCGAAGCTCGAATCACAATGTCATCGGGAAGACGATCATTGAGAATTTTGGCCCATTTATGTCCTGGTATTGGACTCTCACAGTCAAAGTGGGCAAATTGACCTGCGGCATGAACACCGCTATCAGTCCGCCCAGCACCATGTATTTTCGTGGTACAACTAAGAACTCCAGTTAAGGTGTCTTCGATAACTCCTTGTACTGTGCGTCCTTGTTTTTGTTTCTGCCAACCATAAAAGTTTGTCCCAAGGTATTGCACAACCATGGCAACACGCTTTCGATGATTAGACAGTTCGACAGACATTGGCGATCGCCTATGACACTCTAAACTAACTCGATGATCGCCATTTCAGCGTTATCACCACGGCGGCGGACAGTCCGCACAACACGACTATAACCACCTTGGCGATCAGCATAACGATCTTTCGCTTGCTCAAACAAAGCATGAACAAGTTGCTTGTCATACATGTAACCAAGCGCACGACGACGAGCAGCAAGAGAACCATCCTTCGCTAAAGTGACCATACGATCAACTTCGGAGCGAACAGCTTTAGCGCGAGCCTTAGTCGTTTTCACTTGACCATGACGAATGAGCTGAGTCGTCAAAGCACGCAAAAGTGCCTTTCTCTGATCAGCAGGCTTTCCAAGTTGCGGAACGCGGCGACCATGTCTCATTTCTTTGTCCTCCTTAAAATTAATAAACTAAAAAACCAAACAGATTATCTATTTAGCAGCTTTCTCTTCTGGCAAAGTAATTCCAAGACGAGTCTTCAAAGCATCAATCACTTCTTCAGCAGACTTTTGTCCGAAGTTTTTGATTTCTAACAAGTCTTCTTGACTGTAGTCCAAAAGATCAGCAACCGAGTTGATTTGAGCACGTTTCAAGCAATTGTAAGCACGAACAGACAATTGAAGCTCTTCAATCGGGATTTGACTAGTTGGATCTTCATCCTCTTGATAATCATCTTGAATTGCTTCAAGCGTTAGATCTTTAAGAGGGTTAAAGAGTTCAACAGCAATTGAAGCAGCTTGAGACAAGGCTTCTTCGGGCTTAATACCACCGTTAGTCCAAATCTCTAACGTCAATCGATCTTTAACGACATCATTATCAGAATGAATGCTATCAACACTGTAATTAACCTTGGTTACAGGCATAAAAACGGCATCGATTTGCAGAAAATCAAGCGCGCCAGTCTCGTCTTTACCACGTTGAACAGCACGATAACTCTTGCCTTTCTCGATGCGAAACTCCAT from [Leptolyngbya] sp. PCC 7376 includes:
- a CDS encoding DNA-directed RNA polymerase subunit alpha, which translates into the protein MAQFQIECVENKTHKNQSQYSKFVFEPLDRGQGITLGNSLRRILLSNLEGAAVTALRIGGVNHEFATIPGVREDALEIILNMKEIVLKSFTPQPQIGRLVATGPGQVTAAQFDLPSEVEVVDPNQYIATLADGAKLEMEFRIEKGKSYRAVQRGKDETGALDFLQIDAVFMPVTKVNYSVDSIHSDNDVVKDRLTLEIWTNGGIKPEEALSQAASIAVELFNPLKDLTLEAIQDDYQEDEDPTSQIPIEELQLSVRAYNCLKRAQINSVADLLDYSQEDLLEIKNFGQKSAEEVIDALKTRLGITLPEEKAAK
- the truA gene encoding tRNA pseudouridine(38-40) synthase TruA, with amino-acid sequence MSVELSNHRKRVAMVVQYLGTNFYGWQKQKQGRTVQGVIEDTLTGVLSCTTKIHGAGRTDSGVHAAGQFAHFDCESPIPGHKWAKILNDRLPDDIVIRASTEVETDWHSQFSALWRRYRYTLYTHPAPNLFVQPLAWHYYQAPLDETLIQEAMTPLMGRHHLAAFHRSGSQRTHSWVEVQAAECSRRGSFIHIEIQANGFLYGMVRLLVGLLVDVGQGKRSLEDFKMIWSTERRDLVKYSAPAKGLCLLRVGYPKALFPAHLWFDTQPTFLLSH
- the rplQ gene encoding 50S ribosomal protein L17: MRHGRRVPQLGKPADQRKALLRALTTQLIRHGQVKTTKARAKAVRSEVDRMVTLAKDGSLAARRRALGYMYDKQLVHALFEQAKDRYADRQGGYSRVVRTVRRRGDNAEMAIIELV